The following coding sequences are from one Psychrobacter sp. AH5 window:
- a CDS encoding IS982 family transposase: MSIDEFIINIYLMVEQYYKIVVTKPLRSAGYAPKLSDPEVICMEMVGEFLHLDQDKQIWQYFTQHWQDWFPAIGSYPNFAKHCANLWQVKQQIQDNVSQIEGRDNIHFMDGFPIPVCHYGRAYRHKNYQDLAAFSYCAAKQERYYGFEGHLLVNLSGMIKGFTFAPANVDERAVAPEITTHIHGLLGADKGYISPSLTSYYDAQGVDLQTPLRANMKEDRPKPVVRRLMKARRIVETVIGQLSERFNIQKVRARDLWHLSHRLIRKILSHNLCFVLNKKLGNPPLQFDLLISS, from the coding sequence ATGTCCATAGACGAATTTATCATCAATATCTATTTAATGGTAGAGCAATATTACAAAATAGTCGTCACCAAACCCTTGCGAAGTGCAGGTTACGCGCCAAAGCTAAGTGATCCTGAGGTTATTTGCATGGAGATGGTCGGTGAATTTTTACACCTAGATCAAGACAAACAAATTTGGCAATACTTTACCCAGCATTGGCAAGACTGGTTTCCAGCCATCGGCTCATACCCTAACTTCGCAAAGCACTGCGCCAATCTGTGGCAAGTCAAACAGCAGATACAAGATAACGTCAGTCAAATTGAAGGCCGTGACAACATTCATTTTATGGATGGCTTTCCGATACCCGTCTGTCATTATGGACGCGCTTATCGGCATAAGAATTATCAAGACTTAGCAGCTTTTAGCTACTGTGCCGCTAAGCAAGAGAGGTACTATGGCTTTGAAGGCCATTTGCTTGTTAACTTATCGGGCATGATTAAAGGCTTTACCTTTGCTCCTGCCAATGTTGATGAAAGAGCGGTTGCCCCAGAAATCACCACTCATATTCATGGGCTACTTGGCGCTGATAAAGGGTATATCAGCCCGAGTCTGACATCGTACTACGACGCTCAAGGAGTAGATTTACAAACGCCACTCAGAGCTAATATGAAAGAAGATAGACCCAAACCTGTGGTAAGGCGGCTAATGAAAGCCCGCCGTATCGTTGAAACAGTCATTGGTCAGTTATCAGAACGATTTAATATACAAAAGGTACGAGCAAGAGATTTATGGCATTTGTCTCATCGATTGATTCGTAAAATCCTGTCACACAATCTGTGCTTTGTACTCAACAAAAAACTTGGTAATCCGCCTCTTCAGTTTGATTTGCTTATTTCAAGTTGA
- a CDS encoding peroxidase, producing the protein MSNNNHNKALSGLTDKWQDLKDEFGNRIEDSHFESWLEGIKAEVGDGIEMLSRRARGVFNPNLVTMQLEDIQSIILRERPTPYYGTIIAFKVNEAKVGRQMLAQVLPDVTGSKEWHKDMQATLSIVMTYEGLKALGVPQSSLESFPESFKAGMARRADKLRDFDINDPDNWMAPFGDKGDIHIGAAVIADSKEKWQAKFNELKETIKAHIDYDNPANGDIEILMEHDFGSDDNVKNVFGYHDGISNPEIQGSGIQTPPSHNGKPIAAGEFVLGYEGEAGTIAPMPQPEILGKNGSFMVLRAYNSHVAEFNKFRKDNTDSEEEAELLGAKMWGRWRSGAPLILAPDKDNKALGDDPSRNNDFGYKDDPYGKKCPFGAHIRRMNPRDSKDFILSDVRIHRIVRRSVGFGEVLPPDVTEDDGKQRGLFFIGINAHAMETVEFLQSQWINDGNFMSLGEEKDPMLGLHNVKKNGGDKDSDADKFTVPADPIRKRYHGIETFNTLYGGEYLFIPSLSALKWISELS; encoded by the coding sequence ATGAGTAATAATAACCATAACAAAGCGTTATCAGGATTGACTGATAAATGGCAGGACTTAAAAGATGAGTTCGGTAACCGTATTGAGGATAGTCATTTTGAGAGTTGGCTTGAAGGGATCAAAGCAGAGGTTGGCGATGGTATAGAGATGTTGAGCCGCAGGGCTCGCGGCGTCTTTAACCCAAACCTAGTGACTATGCAGCTAGAGGATATTCAGTCCATCATCTTGCGCGAACGTCCGACGCCTTATTATGGCACGATCATCGCCTTTAAGGTTAATGAGGCCAAGGTTGGGCGGCAGATGCTGGCACAAGTGTTGCCTGATGTAACGGGCAGTAAAGAGTGGCATAAAGACATGCAAGCGACACTATCTATCGTCATGACTTATGAAGGTCTAAAGGCACTGGGTGTACCGCAGTCCTCGCTAGAGAGCTTCCCTGAATCGTTCAAAGCGGGTATGGCCAGGCGCGCTGATAAGTTACGCGATTTCGATATCAATGATCCCGATAACTGGATGGCACCTTTTGGTGATAAAGGCGATATTCATATTGGCGCTGCCGTTATCGCCGATAGTAAGGAGAAATGGCAAGCCAAATTTAATGAGCTAAAAGAGACGATAAAGGCTCATATCGATTATGACAATCCTGCTAATGGCGATATCGAGATCTTGATGGAGCATGACTTTGGCTCAGATGATAATGTCAAAAACGTCTTTGGCTACCACGATGGTATCAGCAATCCTGAGATTCAAGGCAGCGGTATTCAGACGCCGCCAAGTCATAATGGCAAGCCCATTGCCGCAGGCGAATTTGTACTTGGTTATGAAGGTGAGGCTGGCACTATTGCACCGATGCCGCAGCCTGAAATCTTAGGCAAAAATGGCTCGTTTATGGTACTGCGCGCTTATAACAGCCACGTCGCAGAGTTCAATAAGTTTCGCAAAGATAACACTGATAGCGAGGAGGAAGCTGAGCTATTGGGCGCAAAAATGTGGGGACGCTGGCGCTCTGGCGCGCCATTGATACTAGCTCCCGATAAGGATAATAAAGCATTGGGCGATGATCCAAGCCGTAATAATGATTTTGGTTATAAAGATGATCCTTATGGCAAAAAGTGCCCGTTTGGCGCGCACATCAGGCGTATGAACCCGCGCGATAGTAAAGACTTTATTCTATCTGATGTGCGTATTCACCGTATTGTTAGGCGCAGCGTTGGCTTTGGTGAAGTATTGCCGCCTGATGTCACTGAGGACGATGGCAAACAGCGCGGACTGTTCTTTATTGGTATCAACGCTCACGCGATGGAAACGGTTGAATTCTTACAATCGCAGTGGATAAACGACGGCAACTTTATGAGCTTGGGGGAGGAAAAAGATCCGATGCTCGGCCTCCACAATGTTAAAAAAAATGGGGGCGATAAAGACAGCGACGCGGACAAATTTACCGTACCCGCTGACCCTATTCGTAAGCGCTATCACGGTATCGAAACCTTTAACACTTTATACGGCGGCGAGTATTTATTTATTCCAAGCTTATCAGCGCTGAAATGGATAAGCGAGCTGTCATAA
- a CDS encoding catalase family protein, whose protein sequence is MLKKLFKPKYVPYDPKYIALSRDDERNIRTITDDIKSYIARSDKASNVDYHTRDAHAKGYCALKAKFEILDDIPAEYAQGLYAKAGIHDAVIRFSNGSSRVFADRKLGFAQGLAIKVFDVPGEKLAPGEEDSATFDFNLINHPVFFCNRIQEYSYLSRLFLELPKYTDNGAVGKAKLAFNWLTNYGSRLPTKESIKTFKAVLGFTTIEPKNTLLYDFHSQGVVRHGDYMAKIRVTPTAESAKKVTRREVDVKAREEAIRPLIIEEIREHDYQFEVQIQLCRNLKKQPIEEITTEWRESDAPFVTVACLTIPCQDVPDDGHFDIMEHLSFTPFRCLKQNRPIGNLQQSRLKAYQIASETRHKLNEVKRREPSSLKEVFAKTFF, encoded by the coding sequence ATGCTAAAAAAACTCTTTAAACCAAAGTACGTCCCTTACGATCCCAAATACATAGCCCTGAGCCGCGATGACGAGCGTAATATTCGTACGATCACTGATGATATCAAGAGCTATATCGCTCGTAGTGATAAAGCTAGCAATGTCGATTATCACACCCGTGATGCCCATGCCAAAGGCTACTGCGCACTCAAAGCCAAGTTTGAGATTTTAGATGACATTCCTGCGGAGTACGCGCAAGGTCTGTATGCCAAAGCAGGGATTCATGATGCGGTGATTCGCTTCTCTAACGGCTCCTCACGAGTGTTTGCCGATCGTAAGCTTGGCTTTGCCCAAGGTTTGGCGATTAAGGTGTTCGATGTGCCGGGCGAAAAGCTAGCACCAGGGGAGGAGGACAGCGCCACTTTTGATTTTAATCTGATCAATCATCCAGTGTTCTTTTGCAATAGAATTCAAGAGTATAGTTACCTCTCGCGTCTGTTTTTAGAGCTGCCTAAGTACACTGATAATGGCGCTGTTGGCAAAGCTAAATTAGCTTTTAACTGGTTGACCAATTATGGCTCAAGATTGCCTACCAAAGAGTCTATCAAAACCTTTAAAGCGGTATTGGGCTTTACCACAATTGAGCCCAAAAACACTTTGCTATACGATTTTCATTCACAAGGTGTGGTGCGCCATGGCGATTATATGGCCAAAATTAGAGTCACTCCGACGGCCGAGTCAGCTAAGAAAGTCACCCGCCGTGAAGTCGATGTCAAGGCGCGTGAAGAGGCGATTCGTCCGCTCATTATTGAGGAGATACGCGAGCACGATTATCAGTTCGAGGTGCAGATTCAGCTGTGCCGCAACCTAAAAAAGCAGCCTATCGAAGAGATTACCACCGAATGGAGAGAGTCGGATGCGCCTTTTGTCACTGTCGCATGCTTAACGATTCCTTGCCAAGACGTTCCTGACGATGGGCACTTCGATATCATGGAGCATTTATCCTTTACGCCGTTTCGCTGCCTAAAACAGAACCGTCCTATCGGTAATCTGCAACAATCACGCCTCAAGGCTTATCAGATAGCCTCAGAGACGCGCCATAAGCTAAATGAGGTCAAGCGCCGTGAACCTAGTAGTCTCAAAGAAGTGTTTGCAAAGACATTTTTTTAG
- a CDS encoding glutathione S-transferase family protein, whose amino-acid sequence MGLLVEGQWKDQWYDTDATGGRFKREESGFRNWVTVDGSAGPTGEGGFKAEPNRYHLYVSLACPWAHRTTIYRKLKGLEDMISLSVVHPFMRDHGWTFKQGDGVIQDPIHHADYMYQVYTAAKPDYTGRVTVPVLWDKKTNTIVSNESSEIIRMFNSAFDKVGATPLNLLPDQLKDEIDEVNELVYTAVNNGVYKSGFATTQAAYEEAVTELFAGLDKLEARLATSRYLVGANITEADWRLFTTLVRFDAVYVGHFKCNIRRIVDYPNLWNYLKELYQVPGISETVNMEHIKAHYYTSHDTINPTEIIPLGPIIDFNEPHNRAQISQ is encoded by the coding sequence ATGGGCTTATTAGTAGAAGGACAATGGAAGGACCAGTGGTACGATACTGACGCCACTGGCGGCCGTTTTAAGCGCGAAGAGTCAGGCTTTCGCAATTGGGTCACGGTCGATGGTAGCGCTGGACCAACAGGAGAGGGCGGCTTTAAAGCTGAGCCAAATCGTTATCATCTCTATGTGTCTCTAGCTTGTCCTTGGGCGCACCGCACCACGATATACCGTAAGCTAAAAGGGCTTGAGGATATGATATCGCTATCGGTGGTGCATCCGTTTATGCGCGATCACGGCTGGACTTTTAAACAAGGCGATGGCGTCATTCAAGATCCGATCCATCATGCCGATTATATGTATCAGGTTTATACCGCTGCCAAGCCCGATTATACAGGCCGCGTCACTGTGCCGGTACTGTGGGATAAAAAGACCAATACTATCGTTAGTAATGAGTCCTCTGAGATTATCCGTATGTTCAATTCAGCTTTTGATAAAGTCGGAGCCACGCCGCTTAACTTGCTACCCGATCAGTTAAAAGACGAGATTGATGAGGTCAACGAGCTGGTCTATACAGCGGTGAATAATGGCGTGTATAAATCAGGATTTGCCACGACGCAAGCCGCTTATGAAGAAGCGGTTACTGAGTTATTTGCTGGCTTAGATAAGTTAGAGGCGCGGCTAGCGACCAGTCGTTATCTAGTGGGCGCTAACATCACTGAAGCGGACTGGCGACTGTTTACTACTTTGGTCAGATTTGATGCGGTTTATGTCGGTCATTTTAAGTGTAATATCCGCCGCATTGTCGATTATCCCAATCTTTGGAATTATCTCAAAGAGCTGTATCAAGTGCCGGGTATTAGCGAGACCGTCAATATGGAGCATATCAAGGCGCATTATTATACTAGCCACGATACGATCAATCCGACAGAGATTATACCGCTTGGTCCAATTATTGACTTTAATGAGCCGCATAACCGTGCACAAATAAGCCAATAA
- a CDS encoding DUF4298 domain-containing protein has translation MSHTVDPQEIQRKFERWYALQQKLLQAQQDWVEAEALLAEVQQYYLSPQWAQDRENDVAIEHSGETYSIFSEDGIWNAMSEHQEQAIGWMRLGLDSIDK, from the coding sequence ATGAGCCATACAGTCGATCCACAAGAGATACAACGCAAGTTTGAGCGCTGGTATGCTTTGCAACAAAAGCTACTACAAGCCCAGCAAGATTGGGTAGAGGCGGAGGCTTTATTAGCTGAGGTGCAACAGTATTATCTTAGTCCGCAATGGGCGCAAGATCGCGAAAACGATGTGGCTATCGAGCACTCTGGCGAGACCTATTCTATCTTTAGTGAAGATGGCATTTGGAATGCGATGAGCGAGCATCAAGAACAAGCTATCGGATGGATGCGGCTAGGTTTAGATAGTATTGATAAGTAA
- a CDS encoding DedA family protein, producing MSQVSEWVLSIMAKFGYFGIIFAMFAENVFPPIPSEVIMPAAGFAASNGELNLILVILAGTLGAVLGALPLYYLGQVFNEERLIAFTEKYGKFVFVKPDDIRATNEWFDKHGKKAVFFGRMVPGIRSFISIPAGMNNMPMLPFLSLSALGASIWTTILALAGYYLGQNYELVESTLAPYSKGIGILIIVIIIGWFIKRRRSH from the coding sequence ATGAGTCAAGTCAGCGAATGGGTACTCTCAATCATGGCCAAGTTTGGCTACTTTGGTATTATCTTTGCCATGTTTGCCGAAAATGTCTTCCCCCCTATTCCCTCAGAAGTCATTATGCCAGCCGCTGGCTTTGCAGCCTCTAACGGTGAGCTTAATCTTATATTGGTTATCCTTGCTGGCACGCTTGGCGCAGTCCTTGGCGCGTTACCTTTATATTATCTGGGTCAGGTATTTAATGAGGAGCGGCTGATAGCTTTTACCGAAAAGTACGGCAAATTTGTCTTTGTAAAACCTGATGATATTCGCGCTACCAATGAGTGGTTCGATAAGCACGGCAAAAAAGCAGTATTCTTTGGGCGTATGGTGCCTGGCATTCGCTCTTTTATCTCTATTCCTGCCGGAATGAATAACATGCCCATGCTACCGTTCTTAAGTTTATCGGCATTGGGAGCTAGCATTTGGACTACTATTTTGGCATTAGCAGGCTATTATTTAGGGCAAAATTATGAGCTGGTTGAATCAACTCTAGCGCCTTATTCAAAAGGCATTGGCATTTTAATCATAGTCATTATTATTGGCTGGTTTATCAAGCGGCGCAGATCTCATTGA
- a CDS encoding D-cysteine desulfhydrase family protein, with protein sequence MNHNLAKVSLGFFPTPLIELKRLSAKLNGPKIFMKRDDNTGLALGGNKTRKLEYIMGDALAKGADTVITAGAIQSNHCRQTAGAAASLGLECHLVLGGAEPEQPQGNLLLDKIYGCHIHWAGENRKGEDIPELVERLKTQGKTPYVIPYGGSNELGAAAFVAAYEELESQRQSLNVNFTHIVFASSSGATHAGLMLGNKIVDNGCQIVGINIDKGEMDKVPFDQHIITLANNTAQLINADFSFTADDLILNSDYVGEGYGVIGELENEAIAMTAQNEGILLDPVYTGRAMGGLIDMIRSGDIKQTDSVLFWHTGGAPALFAYADDLTV encoded by the coding sequence ATGAATCATAACTTAGCCAAAGTCTCGCTAGGGTTCTTTCCTACCCCTTTGATTGAGCTCAAGCGTTTAAGCGCCAAACTTAACGGTCCAAAAATATTTATGAAACGCGATGATAATACGGGACTGGCGCTTGGGGGCAATAAGACCCGTAAGCTTGAGTACATCATGGGCGACGCCCTAGCCAAAGGCGCAGATACGGTGATTACCGCAGGCGCTATTCAGTCCAATCACTGCCGGCAAACGGCTGGCGCGGCGGCAAGCTTAGGGCTTGAATGTCATTTGGTGTTAGGCGGAGCCGAGCCTGAGCAGCCGCAAGGTAATTTATTACTTGATAAAATCTACGGCTGTCATATCCACTGGGCGGGCGAGAACCGTAAGGGCGAGGATATCCCAGAACTGGTTGAGCGCTTAAAGACACAAGGTAAAACCCCTTACGTGATTCCCTACGGCGGCTCTAATGAGCTGGGCGCGGCCGCTTTTGTCGCCGCTTATGAAGAGTTAGAGAGCCAGCGTCAAAGCCTAAACGTTAACTTTACTCATATCGTTTTTGCCTCTAGCTCTGGCGCGACCCATGCAGGGTTAATGCTGGGCAATAAAATAGTTGATAACGGCTGTCAGATAGTGGGTATTAACATCGATAAAGGGGAGATGGATAAAGTTCCTTTTGATCAGCATATTATTACTCTTGCCAATAATACAGCGCAGTTGATTAACGCTGATTTTAGCTTTACAGCAGATGATTTGATTTTAAATTCCGATTATGTTGGCGAGGGTTATGGCGTGATTGGAGAGCTTGAAAACGAAGCCATTGCTATGACCGCGCAAAACGAAGGCATCTTACTCGATCCGGTTTATACGGGACGGGCGATGGGCGGACTGATTGACATGATACGCTCTGGAGATATTAAGCAGACAGATAGCGTCCTGTTTTGGCATACTGGCGGCGCGCCTGCTCTATTTGCCTATGCTGATGATTTGACTGTGTAG
- a CDS encoding DUF5020 family protein → MNIKRSIAKPIATALVATLSLAAISNAQAKVLFSDTSVSLLYGEDYELAKDGELTTLTLEHASTHTWGGVFFFVDRLQGASDNEKSRAKDIYGELAPKFKVATFDDSFIKQVNFATQYEFGSNSSGFSQDNYMIGVGADLDVPIPGMKYASASLYHVFNNNSGPNDADDQQITLTYGWEKNNFVVDGYIDYSFNNDDLEDQLHINPQIKYNLQEALGIDNRIEVGIEYSYWRNKFGLDGVNQSVPSALLKVHF, encoded by the coding sequence GTGAATATTAAACGCTCTATTGCCAAACCTATAGCTACGGCTCTAGTCGCCACCTTGTCGCTAGCCGCTATCAGTAATGCCCAAGCTAAAGTACTATTTTCAGATACTAGCGTCTCATTACTATACGGTGAGGATTACGAGTTAGCCAAAGACGGTGAGTTAACTACGCTCACGCTTGAGCATGCCTCAACACACACATGGGGCGGAGTGTTTTTCTTTGTGGATCGTTTGCAAGGCGCAAGCGACAATGAAAAAAGTCGCGCCAAAGATATCTACGGCGAGCTGGCTCCTAAGTTCAAAGTCGCAACTTTTGATGATAGTTTTATCAAGCAAGTCAACTTTGCTACTCAATACGAGTTTGGCTCTAACTCTAGCGGCTTTAGCCAAGATAACTATATGATTGGGGTCGGTGCTGATCTCGACGTCCCTATTCCAGGTATGAAATACGCCTCTGCCTCTTTGTATCATGTGTTCAATAACAACTCTGGCCCCAACGACGCCGATGACCAGCAGATTACCTTGACTTACGGCTGGGAGAAAAACAACTTTGTAGTTGATGGTTATATTGATTACTCTTTTAACAATGATGACTTAGAAGATCAGCTGCATATCAATCCGCAAATTAAGTACAATTTGCAAGAGGCGCTAGGTATTGATAACCGTATCGAGGTCGGTATAGAATATAGCTACTGGCGAAACAAGTTCGGACTTGATGGCGTCAATCAAAGCGTCCCAAGCGCTTTATTAAAAGTGCATTTTTAA
- a CDS encoding CopD family protein, with the protein MLNILLILHLLGASIWTGGHLILALVILPKALSSHSIEGLMAFEEKFEKVGMPALAVQIITGIWMAYQLLPNIGSWFELDNDLSILISLKLLLLLLTIIVALHARFYRIPNLTADTLKSFSVNIILVTLLSVAFVIVGTLFRTGLG; encoded by the coding sequence ATGCTCAATATTTTGCTAATCCTACATTTATTAGGCGCCTCTATTTGGACAGGGGGACACCTGATTTTGGCCTTGGTTATTTTGCCAAAGGCGCTATCGTCGCATAGCATTGAAGGGTTAATGGCTTTTGAGGAGAAGTTTGAAAAGGTAGGTATGCCAGCGCTAGCGGTGCAAATTATCACTGGTATTTGGATGGCTTATCAGTTATTGCCTAATATTGGTTCATGGTTTGAGCTTGATAATGATTTAAGTATTCTTATTAGTCTCAAGCTATTATTACTGCTATTGACGATCATTGTCGCTTTGCACGCTCGTTTTTATAGAATCCCTAACTTAACTGCGGATACGCTAAAATCTTTTTCAGTGAATATTATTTTGGTGACTTTATTGTCAGTAGCCTTTGTCATCGTTGGCACTTTATTTCGTACAGGGCTAGGTTGA
- a CDS encoding IS3 family transposase (programmed frameshift), translating into MKRQTYTPEIKERAVRMLIEASSDYPSTWSAIQAIASKIGCTPETLRSWHKKHIDQTIPASVQAQSDKERIKALERENKELKQANEIIRKAAGLGSPGGARPSTQIMVQFIDDYRGSYGVELICRVLPIAPSTYHRTKDLECCPERRSLRSQHDDYYLSEIKRIWQDSKCRYGARKVWRQMKADGIYIARCTVERLMSQHGLQGVWRGKGKITTNSRDDQKRADDLVNRNFSANRPNQLWVADFTYIKTTSGWVYTTFIIDVFARAIVGWKVSNRMNTDMVMAALNQAIADRNNPKDVIHHSDRGVHYLSIRYTDKMTDCGVIASVGTTGDSYDNALAETVNGLYKSEVIHYLKQNWTGVNDVELATLEWVDWFNKIRLHSTIGYVSPFDFEKRYYDNLTLSGIAA; encoded by the exons ATGAAAAGACAAACCTACACTCCTGAGATTAAAGAACGCGCCGTTCGCATGCTGATTGAAGCGTCGAGCGACTATCCTTCTACATGGTCAGCCATTCAAGCCATAGCGTCAAAGATTGGCTGTACGCCTGAGACACTGCGATCCTGGCATAAAAAGCACATAGACCAAACCATTCCCGCCTCAGTGCAGGCTCAAAGTGACAAAGAGCGTATCAAAGCGCTTGAACGCGAGAACAAAGAGCTCAAGCAAGCCAATGAGATTATACGTAAGGCTGCTGGTCTTG GAAGTCCAGGCGGAGCTCGACCGTCCACCCAGATAATGGTTCAGTTTATTGATGACTATAGAGGTAGTTATGGGGTCGAGCTGATTTGTAGAGTACTACCGATTGCCCCGTCAACCTATCACCGTACTAAAGACCTAGAGTGCTGCCCTGAAAGGCGTTCACTGCGCAGTCAGCATGACGACTACTATCTCAGCGAGATTAAACGCATCTGGCAGGACAGCAAATGTCGCTATGGTGCTCGCAAAGTCTGGCGGCAGATGAAGGCAGATGGCATTTATATCGCACGCTGCACCGTCGAGCGTTTAATGAGTCAGCACGGCTTACAAGGTGTCTGGCGCGGTAAGGGTAAGATTACCACCAACAGCCGTGACGACCAAAAGCGTGCTGATGACTTGGTTAATCGTAACTTTAGCGCTAATCGCCCTAACCAGCTCTGGGTGGCGGACTTCACCTATATCAAGACGACAAGCGGCTGGGTCTATACCACTTTTATTATTGATGTGTTTGCTCGCGCTATCGTGGGCTGGAAAGTATCGAATCGCATGAATACCGATATGGTGATGGCGGCATTAAACCAAGCAATAGCAGATAGAAACAATCCCAAAGATGTCATTCATCACAGTGATCGAGGGGTTCATTACTTATCTATTCGCTATACCGATAAGATGACAGACTGCGGCGTGATTGCTTCTGTTGGTACAACAGGCGATTCATACGACAATGCATTGGCTGAAACGGTCAATGGGCTTTACAAGTCTGAGGTGATTCATTATTTAAAGCAGAACTGGACTGGTGTGAACGATGTTGAACTGGCAACCCTTGAATGGGTAGATTGGTTCAATAAAATACGACTGCATAGTACGATTGGTTATGTGTCACCTTTTGATTTTGAAAAGCGGTATTATGATAATTTAACCCTGTCAGGCATCGCTGCCTGA
- a CDS encoding IS630 transposase-related protein, protein MKSKKILTYSADFRAQVIKSVEQQDMSIRQACAFYDISKATLQNWLKDPSIKLTRNKPPSKIPNEALLKDVEQHPDDYMYERAQRFGCSKSGIEAALKRLGISQKKDLRASKSLPIKQS, encoded by the coding sequence ATGAAAAGTAAAAAGATTTTGACTTATTCAGCAGACTTCCGTGCTCAAGTGATTAAAAGTGTCGAACAACAAGATATGAGTATCAGACAAGCTTGTGCATTTTATGACATTAGTAAGGCCACGCTACAGAATTGGCTCAAAGATCCTAGTATTAAACTCACTCGCAATAAACCACCCAGTAAAATACCTAACGAAGCTTTATTAAAAGATGTTGAACAGCATCCAGACGATTACATGTACGAGAGAGCACAGCGTTTTGGCTGTAGTAAGTCGGGCATCGAGGCCGCTTTAAAACGTCTTGGTATCAGTCAAAAAAAAGACCTTAGAGCATCCAAAAGCTTGCCCATTAAACAGAGCTAA
- a CDS encoding transposase, giving the protein MVSVKKKTLEHPKACPLNRAKYLSKLGDYIAQGYAIVYIYARGFESETIRSHGYSPIGTPCIDCYNWQGKKRTNVIGALYEKALFALDYFEKNINGDIFYNWCKDTLIPSLKTKCVIVMDNASFHKRVQRLLNRHGHRLLFLPPYSPDLNPIEKKWAQAKFLRQGWMENNLPKLFHDMGCTNFILY; this is encoded by the coding sequence TTGGTATCAGTCAAAAAAAAGACCTTAGAGCATCCAAAAGCTTGCCCATTAAACAGAGCTAAATATCTAAGTAAACTGGGCGACTACATCGCTCAAGGCTATGCAATTGTATACATATACGCGCGCGGCTTTGAGTCTGAAACCATTCGTTCTCATGGTTATTCACCTATTGGAACCCCTTGCATTGATTGCTATAACTGGCAAGGTAAAAAGCGCACCAACGTTATTGGTGCCTTATATGAAAAAGCGTTATTTGCCCTAGATTACTTCGAAAAGAATATCAATGGCGATATATTCTACAACTGGTGCAAAGACACGCTAATACCAAGCCTTAAAACTAAATGCGTGATTGTCATGGATAACGCTAGCTTTCACAAACGCGTTCAGAGATTACTCAACAGGCATGGTCATCGCCTGCTATTTCTACCGCCTTATAGTCCCGATTTAAACCCTATTGAGAAAAAATGGGCACAGGCGAAGTTTTTGCGCCAAGGGTGGATGGAGAATAATTTACCTAAACTGTTTCATGATATGGGTTGTACCAATTTTATTTTGTATTGA